GCTTATTGCGCGTCGGCTGAAGCCACTCTACCGTTTGCGGCGCGCGCTAAAAATACCAAATTTACGGCACGACCCTTATTTTGCGCGGCCGTTGGAGATCCTCTCAACCCATACGCTACGTTTCAACTTGAGCCACGTTACGCCACGGAAAGAGAAGAGAGCGTGGAGTCAAACAGGCAGACAAATCGTAATGGAAAATCCCCGCTAAGGGCTAAGAGGACAAAGACCCCGTTTCGCCGGCGCACCAATGGCGGCCATCGCGAGGTCGAGCTGAGCACTCGGCGAGAAGAGGAGACGACAGAGAACCTACCGGGTTCGCGAGGTGAGCTCCTCTCGGAGATGGGGCCGGCGGTGGCGTGGGAGGAACGGCGGACGCTGGTTCTGGTGAACCTGGCGTCCATCATGGAGcgcgccgacgaggcgctgctgccggcggtgtaccgggaggtCGGAGCCGCCCTGCACGCCACGCCCACGGGCCTCGGCGCGCTCACCCTCTACCGCTCCATCGTGCAGGCCGCGTGCTACCCGCTGGCCGCGTACGCCGCTTCCCGCCACAACCGCGCCCACGTCATCGCCGTGGGGGCGTTCCTCTGGGCCGCCGCGACCTTCCTCGTCGCCATCTCCGAAACCTTCCTCCAGGTGAGCCCGACCGCTCAACCTCTGCTCGCACTTCACGGCCAGTTCACGCTTCCTGTCTTACTCGTACTACAAACTAGAAAGCCGGTGGCTAATTATGTCAGCTCAGCTGTCTCGCATAGATCTCGGCATCGATGATTTTAATTTCTTGTAGTAGCAGTAATTGCATCTCTGTCGAGAGAGGGATTATCCAAGCTGATTTGAGGAACTCATTACCGATTTGAAACTGAGAGCTATACGCCAACATGCTAGGTGGCGATTTCCAGAGGCCTGAACGGCATCGGCCTAGCTCTCGTCATACCGGCGGTGCAGTCACTGGTGGCCGACTCCACCGACGACGACCACCGCGGCGCGGCCTTCGGGTGGCTGCAGCTGACCAGCAGCATCGGGTCCATCatcgggggcttctccgccctgctGCTGGCGCCGACCACCATCTTCGGGATCGAGGGCTGGCGCTTcgcgttccacctcgtggcggccatCAGCGTCGTCGTGGGCGCCCTCGTGTGGTTCTTTGCCGTCGACCCCAACTTCCGGACGGACGTAGCGTCGGCGGTGGAGAAACGGTCCGCGTGGGACGAGGCCAGGGAACTGCTCAGGCAGGCCAAGTCGGTGATCCAGATCCCGACGTTCCAGATCTTCGTGGCACAGGGCGTGAGCGGCTCGTTCCCGTGGTCGGCGATGTCGTTCCTGTCCATGTGGCTGGAGCTCATCGGGTTCAGCCACGGGGATACCGCCGTCTATATGACGATGTTCTCCGTCGCGACGTCCctgggcggcctcctcggcggcaagaTGGGCGACGCCCTCGCCCGGCGGTACCCGAACGCCGGGAGGATCGTGCTGTCGCAGATCAGCGCCGGCTCGGCCGTGCCACTCGCCGGCATCCTGCTCCTCGGGCTCCCGGATGACCCGTCCACCGGCCTCGCGCACGGGCTCGTCCTCTTCGTCATGGGACTCATCATCTCCTGGAATGCAGCCGCGACAAACAGGTAGACGATGAAACCTGCACATTCCCCCTGAATTTGCTCCAGTACAAAGAGAATCTTCACTCCATTCTGCTTGGTGTGCACTGCAGCCCGATCTTCGCGGAGATCGTGCCGGTGAAATCGAGGACGAGCATCTACGCGCTGGACAGGTCGTTCGAGTCGATCCTGGCCTCGTTCGCGCCGCCGGCCGtgggcttcctgtcgcagcacctcTACGGGTTCAGGCTGGCGGACGGCGGCGCAGGTAAGGCCACCGCCGAGAGGGACCGGGAGAACGCGGCGTCGCTGGCCAAGGCGCTGTACACGGCCATCGCGATCCCCATGACGGTGTGCGCGCTCATATACTCGCTGCTGTACCGCACGTACCCGCGGGACAGGGAGCGCGCGCGGATGCAGTCGCTGATCGGGTCGGAGCTGCAGCACATGGAGCTGCTCGAGGAGGGTGGCGACGGCGACGAGCGGTTCGAACTCTTCGAAACGGAAGCGGATGACACGGACATGGGAACCAAGAAACTGCTGGCGAACCGGGAGTCTTGACAAGGGAAGAAGCGTTTTGCATTTTTTATGATCGATATTGCCGCCTACTGATTTTTTTTACCTGCCGCCTACTGATTTGTTTGTAACTAGAGAAGCAGCAATCTGCTTCACCAAAAATCAAGacacaagcaaaaaaaaaaaaatacaGGTATACAAGGGTGAGAAAAATACACATGTATTTTTTAAAATATAGGAGTGAAGAAAAGAGCCCATGTTACCCGAAAAATTATTGGGCATAAGTCGATTTGGCGTCCCGCATAAGGCCGCAAAAGtagaaataagttcaaaaaactcAGACATTGATAATTTTTTACAACTAACTTATCTATTTTAACTACGGAGGACGGCGGACAAGCACCGCGCTTCATCCATTCTCTCCCCGACGCCTCGTCCCCCTTTACCACGCCTATCCTTTTGGTTACAACGTTGTAGCGAGCTACGTTGTCTCCACCTCTGGCTGGCCTGGTCCTAGTGAGCCCTCGTCGAAGATGCTGAGGCTGGCGGCGACGTTCACTTCTCGAGCTCGACGACCATCTAATCTGAGGAAAAATAAAAACGCACGTGAGTACCCTCGTCGTCGTCCATCCCTATGAGGTCCTGCATAGGGCTCGCcagtgtaagacaataggctttggggggaaccggcacaaccctctaggggtggcctatcacatatatatataatgaggtggtatacaacgttacaatatacacatgtaaatacagtctaacaccctccctcaatcttagccactttctaatgaatctagaagggtaagattgcgcctgcaagtctcaaactgtggcaaaggcaatgacttggtgaagatgtcagcaagttgatccttggaataaataaacttgatctgtagttgcttctgagagacacgttcacgcacaaagtgatagtcaacttcaatgtgtttcgttcgggcatggaataccggatttgcagaaaggtatgtagcaccgatgttatcacaccaaagaacaggaggctgtgattggggtatacttaactcctgaagcaaggactgtacccagatgatctctgatgtggcattggccacaaccttatactcagcctcagtactgctacgcgagacagtagcctgtttccgagcactccaggcaatcaggttagagccaaagaagacagcataaccccccgtggatcgcctgtcatccggattgccagcccagtctgcatcagaatatgctgaaagacaaccagagtcagacggccgaatacgcaaaccatgagccaccgtgaaacgaatatagcgcaaaatccgcttaacagcagaccaatgagtgtcacggggtgactgcagatactggcagactcggttaacagcataggaaatgtctggtcgcgtgatcgtcaagtactggagcccaccaacaatactcctgtactctgtcgcatcagaagaagaaagaagcacaccatcaacagcattgagcttatcagtggtagacatggttgtagtcgtcggtttgcacttaagcatcccagctcgctgcaacaaatccagagagtacttcttctgcgtcataacaacgCCAGcatcacgagaagtaacctccacaccaagaaagtaatgaagcttcccaaggtccttgaccgcaaaatcagcaccaagtgagcgaacaagcgcagtagcagccgactgagaggagctgaccaaaatgatatcatctacatagaccaacaagtacatagtaacctcaggcctttgaagaagaaacaatgaggagtcagcagttgatgatgcaaaaccatgagcacgaagagccattgcaagacgagcatgccaagcacgaggagcctgcttcagaccataaattgccttggacagacgacagagatgatcagggcgatccggatcagagaaacccggaggctggcgcatgtaaacctcctccgccaagacaccatgaagaaaagcattttgaacatcaagctgacgaagaaaccaacctcgagtaacagccagagagagaagaagtctgatggtagtaggtttgaccactggactgaaggtgtcttcatagtcaagtccaaaacgctgtcgaaaaccacgagcaaccagacgagccttatagcgctcaatggacccatcagaatgcctcttcactttgaaaacccatttggaatcaatgacatttacccgtgattgtggaggaacaagagtccatgtctgattgcgaagaagcgcttgatactcctgctccatggcctctctccaatgaggaatgcgcatagcagcttgatacgtgcgtggctcagaggatggatctgcgagagcagcagacatgcacgccgctaaccaagcaactgtgccatcgtgacgttgcttaggctgaaaaatgccactccgactgcgcgtatgtggacgtagagcagcagcaggagccggcagaggcgaaggtgacggagacgtgacggtcgccggagatgcaggaatcacctcacgcgagctcgggacagacgactccgggctgcatggcgaagactggcccgacgacaggggctcagaggccatgggcgaaccgagagtgggcgaggccagctccggtgacaccggcccagacggccttggcgaggcgagagcaagcgaggccggccctggtgagaagggcccagacaccctgggcgaggcaggggcgggcgaggccaggcctggtgatgactgccccgacgccctgggcgagacggggaccgaggaggccagcccagtcggcggggttgcagggcgcgacgatggcgaaggcagcccagaagccagaggcgaccgggccagggcgtcgatcggccgtgcatgagcacggaaaccgaggccatgcaggggcgccatgtgctcctcatgcacaacagaaggtgccgaggatgaaggcgatggcgacgaagaggaagatggcacttccagaatctccaaacgagccccacgaccagtgcctgcaccatggttaggcaacaatagaggagaatatgcaacatcatcaaattggtcagaagcaacagaggatgaatgcatgacaggtggctcggtagtggacacagggagtttggcaaagggaaaaacatgctcatcaaacacaacatcccgagagatgtagacacgattagtgggcacatgaagacatttgtatcctttatgaagagagctataaccaagaaaaacacatttcttggaacgaaactcgagcttacgcttgttatatggacggagatggggccagcaagcacaccaaaACACCTTgaaaaaggtgtagtccggttgttcattaaggagaacttcaatgggagtcttcatattcaaaacacgagtgggagtacgattgatgagaaaacatgcagtggtgaaagcatcactccaaaaacgaaacggaacagatgcatgggccaaaagagtcagaccagcttcaacaatgtgacgatgcttacgttctactgaaccattctgctgatgtgtatgtggacatgctaaacggtgagtgatcccaagcgactgaaagaaggagttgaggttgcgatactcgccaccccagtccgactgaacatgaacaattttgtgcttgagaaggcgttcaacatgtttttggaactgaacaaaaatgtcaaacacatcagatttacgtttgataagataaagccaggtaaagcggctgtaagcatcaacaaaactgatatagtaattatgaccactaacagaagtctgagcaggaccccatacatctgaaaacacaagttctaaaggatgtttcacctcacgactggactccgaaaagggaagttgatgactcttcccctgctgacaagcatcacacactgctacatctttattactagacacactaggaagctcatgacgacgcaaaacatgccggacaataggtgtggccggatgaccaagacgagcatgccactgtgacggagatacccgaactccactgaagacgcgagcgacgccaggatgctccagacgatagagaccttggcagagccgcccactaagaagaatgtccctcgtgccccgatccttaataaaaagatcaaaaggatgaaattcacaaagcacattattatcacgagtgagtttaggaactgaaagaagattacgtgtcacagatggaactcgaagaacattgcgaagttaaagactcctattggcatgtctagtgagaagtgatgcttgaccaatatgagagatgtgcatacctgctccattggcggtgtggatcttgtcggagccatggtagggttcacgagtgtgaagcttccccatctcactggtcaggtgctctgtcgccccagagtccatgtaccagtggggatcaatggagtaggactgaatgtgtccctgtggcttctgcggcggcggacgatcagccatggcgacctgacgagcaaagttgcatgtatccttcccgtcattgccgagaccaagaaaaccccgctggaagcgcttgtgacacttcgaggcccagtgcccatcgcgaccacaaagctggcacacacgtggaccgccagcccctggtagcgtcgcagtaggaggaagggccgaggcgggtggtggtgactgccccgaaggagccctggatgaagcagaggagcgaccacccttggtggcggcgtttgccgagagggcgccgttgcccctggatcggcgcgtctcgactcgttgctcagtaagcaggaggcgtgaaaagacctcgtgtgctggcatgggcgtggagttgcccctctcattgatgatctcgactagggcgtcatactcctcatcaagaccattgacaataaacgagttgaactcggagtcggtgaggggctgtccaatggaggccagcgtgtcggcgagactcttgactttgttgtagaactcagtggcggtggagtcaagcttctgacactccccaagttggcgacggagcccagatacacgagcctgcgactgtgctgcaaacgagcgctcaagaatagtccatgcctcgtgggacatcttggcgaagacaacaagcccagcaacggccggagagagcgacccctggatggaggagaggttcgcctgatcctgccctgtccagacacggtgagccggattatagaccggactgtgcacgctgtcaaccagcgcaggagggcaagggagagagccgtcgacatagccaagcagatagtgactcccaagaagcggaagaacctgcgcgcgccagaagatgtaattgtccgacgacaacttgatggtgatgagatggccgaagtgaaacggcggcggcggctgcgatcccatcgaggagactggctgaggtgagaccaccgtggagacagtcagaggggcagccggcgcggtgacagagggcgtgatggccgcggttgacgccgcgaagcctgccagcgcgacgtcctccgccaccagcggcgcagtggccgagggcgcgacagccgcggttgacggggcggcggcggtgtgggccacaagcgcctgcccgggcgaagtagcagccggcgggagcgcgaagagggagccgacgctccgtgtcccgatcggcgcctgaagggaggcggcatccagcggcctcgagagaagtgccgcgagggaggccggcagaaaaccggtggcggtggagccggacgcagcggcggacgtcatagcagtcgggcgacggcgacggcgggcgcggcggtggcggcggcggcggtttagggtttttaggcggaagcggacgtaacctagcgtgataccatgtaagacaataggctttgggggaaccggcacaaccctctaggggtggcctatcacatatatatataatgaggtggtatacaatgttacaatatacacatgtaaatacagtctaacagccAGGACACCACACGCCTTCTTCTCCCGACAAACTAAGTGATGCCCatgtctttttttttttgaggaactgaGTGATGCCAATTGCCAATGTCCTTTGGAGAAAACGGATTCTCCCGTGCACGGGACCTCCCGTGCATGTAGGAGCCATTGATCTATTGGAGATTTGTGACCATGCAGTTATGTATTGGCTATAGTATTATTATGCCCTTTTGTATTCATTCTAACACGTCACCTGACATCTTTTGCTCATGTCTTCTGGCCACCTTTTGCCTCTAACGTCACCTCTTCTCTCATTTGAATAGTA
Above is a window of Triticum dicoccoides isolate Atlit2015 ecotype Zavitan chromosome 5B, WEW_v2.0, whole genome shotgun sequence DNA encoding:
- the LOC119309202 gene encoding uncharacterized protein LOC119309202; translation: MGPAVAWEERRTLVLVNLASIMERADEALLPAVYREVGAALHATPTGLGALTLYRSIVQAACYPLAAYAASRHNRAHVIAVGAFLWAAATFLVAISETFLQVAISRGLNGIGLALVIPAVQSLVADSTDDDHRGAAFGWLQLTSSIGSIIGGFSALLLAPTTIFGIEGWRFAFHLVAAISVVVGALVWFFAVDPNFRTDVASAVEKRSAWDEARELLRQAKSVIQIPTFQIFVAQGVSGSFPWSAMSFLSMWLELIGFSHGDTAVYMTMFSVATSLGGLLGGKMGDALARRYPNAGRIVLSQISAGSAVPLAGILLLGLPDDPSTGLAHGLVLFVMGLIISWNAAATNSPIFAEIVPVKSRTSIYALDRSFESILASFAPPAVGFLSQHLYGFRLADGGAGKATAERDRENAASLAKALYTAIAIPMTVCALIYSLLYRTYPRDRERARMQSLIGSELQHMELLEEGGDGDERFELFETEADDTDMGTKKLLANRES